A genome region from Manihot esculenta cultivar AM560-2 chromosome 5, M.esculenta_v8, whole genome shotgun sequence includes the following:
- the LOC110614253 gene encoding polygalacturonase, whose protein sequence is MGRQHSFPFLVAILTYLFTSSLSNAAHYNVLYYGAKPDGRTDSTKAFLAAWIQACGSVRPATVYVPAGRFFLRNIVFQGPCKNGAIFFRIVGTLVAPSDYRVIGNAGNWLLFQFVNGVTVYGGVLDGQGPALWACKASGRNCPTGATSLAFSNSNNIAISRLISLNSQMFHIVINGCHNVKVQGVTVSASGNSPNTDGIHVQLSSSVAILNSWIGTGDDCISIGAGTSNMWIERVACGPGHGISIGSLGKELQEPGVENVIVKSVVFTGTQNGLRIKSWARPSNGFVRNIRFRDAVMKNVQNPIIIDQNYCPNNINCPNQESGIKVSDITYHGIWGSSATPVAVKFDCSRKSPCTGIYLGDVNLTYRNQPSEASCKNADGVAIGFVQPSSCL, encoded by the exons ATGGGCAGACAACATAGCTTTCCTTTCCTTGTTGCAATTCTCACCTATCTCTTTACTTCATCTTTATCAAATGCAGCACATTATAATGTCCTATATTATGGAGCCAAGCCTGATGGCAGAACTGATTCCACAAAAGCCTTTCTTGCTGCCTGGATACAAGCTTGTGGATCAGTTAGGCCAGCCACCGTGTATGTGCCTGCAGGGAGGTTCTTTCTGCGAAATATAGTGTTCCAGGGTCCATGCAAGAATGGTGCGATATTTTTTCGCATAGTTGGTACACTTGTGGCTCCATCAGATTATCGAGTTATTGGTAATGCAGGGAATTGGCTTTTATTTCAGTTCGTCAATGGTGTTACAGTTTATGGTGGAGTTCTTGACGGACAAGGTCCTGCTTTGTGGGCTTGCAAGGCATCTGGCAGGAATTGCCCCACCGGTGCCACT TCACTGGCGTTTTCCAATTCAAATAATATAGCAATCAGTAGACTAATTTCACTGAACAGCCAAATGTTCCACATTGTCATCAATGGCTGCCACAACGTGAAAGTGCAAGGTGTGACCGTGTCTGCCTCTGGCAACAGCCCCAACACCGATGGCATTCACGTACAATTGTCGAGTAGTGTCGCAATCCTCAACTCCTGGATTGGAACTGGCGATGATTGTATCTCAATCGGTGCTGGCACCAGTAATATGTGGATTGAAAGAGTCGCATGTGGCCCTGGCCATGGAATCAG TATTGGGAGCCTGGGAAAGGAACTTCAAGAGCCAGGAGTAGAGAATGTGATTGTTAAATCTGTTGTATTTACTGGAACTCAGAATGGATTGAGAATCAAGTCTTGGGCCAGGCCTAGCAATGGCTTCGTGAGAAACATACGTTTCCGAGATGCTGTTATGAAAAATGTCCAGAACCCAATTATCATCGACCAAAATTACTGTCCTAACAACATAAACTGTCCTAATCAG GAATCTGGAATTAAAGTGAGTGATATTACATATCATGGTATCTGGGGATCATCAGCAACACCAGTGGCAGTGAAGTTTGATTGTAGTAGGAAGAGCCCATGCACTGGAATCTATCTGGGGGATGTGAATCTGACATACAGGAATCAGCCATCTGAAGCATCATGCAAAAATGCCGATGGAGTAGCTATTGGTTTCGTTCAGCCAAGTAGCTGTCTGTAG